In one window of Oncorhynchus gorbuscha isolate QuinsamMale2020 ecotype Even-year linkage group LG23, OgorEven_v1.0, whole genome shotgun sequence DNA:
- the LOC124010812 gene encoding UPF0461 protein C5orf24 homolog has translation MMHQVTSSSNDYCMSGLAEECQHPTSHFDLCSSQSNKFYPSPPPPTLQLPRPNLPTLPQGMHKPMPCQMQQETQNEFHPQTVRIRGPSEAPTGTESSKKKKGSVVKSGRRGRPSGTTKSAGYRTSTGRPLGTTKAAGFKTSPGRPLGTTKAAGYKVSPGRPPGSIKNLARLKKLEYGSCDGTKKLDFSNCVGGAKKLDYASCDGTKKLDYASCEVAPFPYTLMQKRGLREPTGKMQETNE, from the coding sequence ATGATGCACCAAGTCACTAGCAGCAGCAATGACTATTGCATGAGTGGCCTTGCAGAGGAATGTCAACACCCAACAAGCCACTTTGACTTATGTAGCTCGCAATCCAACAAATTCTACCCTTCGCCCCCACCCCCTACTCTACAGCTGCCTCGCCCTAACCTACCCACTCTTCCACAAGGCATGCACAAACCCATGCCGTGTCAAATGCAACAAGAGACCCAGAATGAGTTCCACCCTCAGACAGTGAGGATCCGAGGGCCCAGTGAGGCTCCAACTGGGACAGAGAGCTCCAAGAAAAAGAAAGGCAGCGTTGTCAAATCCGGCCGTAGAGGGAGACCCTCGGGGACCACGAAGTCAGCCGGTTACCGGACAAGCACTGGGCGTCCGTTGGGGACCACGAAAGCTGCGGGGTTCAAGACCAGTCCCGGCAGGCCTCTGGGTACGACCAAAGCGGCTGGCTACAAGGTTAGCCCTGGCAGGCCTCCTGGTAGCATCAAGAATCTGGCTCGGCTCAAGAAACTGGAGTACGGGAGCTGTGATGGTACCAAGAAACTAGACTTCAGTAACTGCGTCGGCGGAGCCAAGAAACTGGACTATGCCAGCTGTGATGGTACCAAGAAATTGGACTATGCCAGCTGCGAAGTGGCACCTTTCCCTTACACCCTGATGCAGAAACGAGGCTTGCGTGAGCCTACTGGCAAAATGCAGGAAACTAACGAGTAG